The following proteins are co-located in the Clavibacter capsici genome:
- a CDS encoding DUF1990 family protein, which produces MRRSTYTATAVTYGSIGGTQAVDLMTYPPEGYRPAEASARLGSGDERFEQAVALLMTWGVQRGSGIEVTRIEQEVPDEPGYQGLEFDEDGVPQVPVARPREALYGDDGTAWITSGTSAVLRMPFGPFHPEAPVRVVYTIDEADRVGFAYGTVHGHPLSGEEAFLVSREPDGSVWLTLRVFSRPASWPLRLASPVLRIVQGVFMRRYLKSLHPAVASA; this is translated from the coding sequence ATGCGCCGCAGCACCTACACCGCGACCGCCGTCACGTACGGCTCCATCGGCGGCACCCAGGCCGTCGACCTCATGACCTACCCGCCCGAGGGCTACCGTCCGGCCGAGGCGAGCGCCCGGCTCGGCAGCGGCGACGAGCGCTTCGAGCAGGCCGTGGCCCTGCTCATGACCTGGGGCGTCCAGCGCGGCAGCGGCATCGAGGTCACGCGCATCGAGCAGGAGGTCCCGGACGAGCCCGGCTACCAGGGGCTCGAGTTCGACGAGGACGGCGTGCCGCAGGTGCCCGTCGCGCGTCCCCGCGAGGCGCTGTACGGCGACGACGGCACGGCGTGGATCACGTCGGGCACCTCCGCCGTCCTCCGCATGCCCTTCGGCCCGTTCCATCCCGAGGCTCCCGTGCGCGTCGTCTACACGATCGACGAGGCCGACCGCGTCGGGTTCGCCTACGGCACCGTGCACGGCCACCCGCTGAGCGGCGAGGAGGCGTTCCTCGTCTCCCGCGAGCCCGACGGCAGCGTGTGGCTCACCCTCCGCGTCTTCTCCCGCCCGGCCTCGTGGCCGCTGCGGCTCGCGAGCCCCGTGCTGCGGATCGTGCAGGGCGTGTTCATGCGCCGGTACCTCAAGTCCCTGCACCCGGCGGTCGCGTCCGCCTGA